The genomic interval ATCTTCTTGTGTCAATTGAGTGAGAGCCTAGCTCGTTGTAAGAGATATTCAACACTTTAAGTGACTTTAGCAATCTGAGAGGCCCCAAAGCAGTAAAACTACCAAATTTATTGTGACTCAGATTTATGCACGATAGAAGTTGCATGGCCTCCAACCCTGTCAAAATTTTCAGTATGAGACTCTATTTCAACTTTTAGATACAACGTCAGAAGCTAAACTTGCCAAAGTGAATAACCAATGATATATATGACTTAAGCTAGAGACCTTGCAGGATTTAATTTCTTCGCATAATAACTCAAAAGACGGCATCTTGTTTAATATAGTTGGGGATGAAAGTgataaaagtaaatatttattaattttcattcaACTATTAACATCAGTATTCTCATTAAAGCTTAGGTTAGCAAAATATTGATAAGAAAATTGGAGAGAAGCAAAGCAGTTTTTTCTAATACAAGCAAAACATCCTGCTgttgaagttaaaaaaatagaagtgtAATTTCATGCTGTCTAGTTAAAGTGAAAAAATTGATGATTCAGGAACGTAGGTAGATGATATACAGGATCAAGCACAATGGGATATTAGAGTCCATGTTGCTGACCGCACTCGGTAATAATAAGGCTAAATTATAGCAGTCTTTGAGTTGAGGGTAAACATAAGTTAttgcaaaattataaataatggaAATTCTACCTTCAATTGATCGAAGTTCGTTGTGGCTAAGGTCTAGCATTTGCACCCACAGTAAATTCTGAATGGACCCCATCCGTGACAACGATAGATTTTGTAATCGTAGACAGATATAACTAGTATTCGTTTCTGTTGCATTTTTATAGTAGTGGCAATGTGGTAGTAAAGACTCTCCAGATGAAGTTATCTGCGAAGTCCTCAAAACATCAACAAATAGAATTGATTTATTGTGGAAGGAATAGAAAATTTGCAATACTACAAAGCTAgttgtaaatataaaaatttcgCAATTGATGATTCATAAACCTTCCAAATTCAAGTGCACTTTCATAGAAAAAACAGTCGACCAAAACAAAGGAAGTAGAAAATAACATTCAATCTGAGAATTCAAGCACAAAGTTGGTTCTAAACTACTTTCAATTCAACATTCTTTCTCATACCAAGATGAGAATCACAGAAAAtccttagtttttttttttctttcagaaaactgattaaaaataaacacaCTAAAAGATGTTCAATAAAGAAAGAGTAAATTACCTGCTGAAGTAATACCAGGCTATGCTCATCCTTGTAGTATAGAGAGTGTGTTGGATCCAACTTCATTAGATCAGTGTAAAGTTTAAGAACTTCTTCAGtatgatattttcttttatcatgTTGAGGTGATAACAAATCAAGAGCAGTCAAAAGTCTCGCAAGTGTAAGCTTTCCAATTTTACTACAAAAATCAAACGAAGCACAATatcaaattgaaatataactggAAAATATGGAAAAGAACATACTAGGTGTCATTTCAAACTATAACATAAAGCCATACATTTAACCAATCCACCTTACCAGTCTGACAATAAATCCCGAAAATTAGTTATTTCTTCATCAATTTCCTCCATGCACCAATTGGAAGTTGTTGGAATGCGGTGATCAGCAGATACAGTGGAATGTGATTCttcaaaattatcaattttttggAAATCATTGTCCTTCCATGAAGTCAACTTAGCACATTGTCCTTCAACGGGTTCTTTAAAAGCAGTTTGTACACACAATTTAAAGGTAATTTGGGAAGGATCCCCATAATGATATCCATTTGAAGATACAATACCCATAGAATGTCCAATAGTGATCTCTATAGAGTAAGTTTTTGATAGTTGGAGTTCTGTATTATTGAGGTTTAGGTATGCAACCCAAATTTGAGCAGTGCTCGAGTTATTTGTTGAAAGTGGTTTCCAAACAAGATCCTCCTGCAACACTTCAGATTTAACGGCAACTGTAGACGAGTTGATGCCTTCAACAGCTTGATTGAAATATAGAATGACCGGAAGTGTTCTAGTGTCGGATAGTGTACTATTCAACAGAGACAAACCACAATCATGAAGGTAGTTGTTTTCATTTAGGGTTATATTTGATCCATGAGATGGCCAAGAAGAAACGAGTAGAGGAGTATCGTTTTTCACTGTTTGATCAATAAGCCAAAGATGATAAAACCAACCGCTCTGATCATCTGGATCAGTAAAAATAGCATTGTGGACATGCTCGTACTCCTCTCGCAAGACTTTCTCTTTAGGGAAAAATCCTTCGGcctttcttttaaataa from Cicer arietinum cultivar CDC Frontier isolate Library 1 chromosome 5, Cicar.CDCFrontier_v2.0, whole genome shotgun sequence carries:
- the LOC101515774 gene encoding geranylgeranyl transferase type-2 subunit alpha 1; this encodes MHGRPRKSLKQEDEAALSAKAEKLRSLQSQFLVNHHNHIYSKEALDLSAKLLEINPECYTAWNYRKLAVQYNLSNSESNSDSDSAASIFDQELKLVENALRKNFKSYGAWHHRKWVLSKGHSSIDNELRLLNGFQKADPRNFHAWNYRRFVTAVMKRSDEDELKYTEDVIGDNFSNYSAWHNRSVLLSDLFKRKAEGFFPKEKVLREEYEHVHNAIFTDPDDQSGWFYHLWLIDQTVKNDTPLLVSSWPSHGSNITLNENNYLHDCGLSLLNSTLSDTRTLPVILYFNQAVEGINSSTVAVKSEVLQEDLVWKPLSTNNSSTAQIWVAYLNLNNTELQLSKTYSIEITIGHSMGIVSSNGYHYGDPSQITFKLCVQTAFKEPVEGQCAKLTSWKDNDFQKIDNFEESHSTVSADHRIPTTSNWCMEEIDEEITNFRDLLSDCKIGKLTLARLLTALDLLSPQHDKRKYHTEEVLKLYTDLMKLDPTHSLYYKDEHSLVLLQQITSSGESLLPHCHYYKNATETNTSYICLRLQNLSLSRMGSIQNLLWVQMLDLSHNELRSIEGLEAMQLLSCINLSHNKFGSFTALGPLRLLKSLKVLNISYNELGSHSIDTRRYLCSSPLAHTEVFAWDRFEILCGSFSATKFWEAFLIFESLNLMDLNITGNAVADENFTSFIVKVLPTLKWLNGEELS